The genomic region AAGAAGGTAAAGATTTCCCCATTAACATTCCTCTGGGAGGAGAAAACTGCCAGGTTAAGGTTTGCTGCATTGATTACCATCTCAACGGCAAAGAGCATTCTTATAACGGATTTCCTCGACAAGAGACCGTAAACCCCTACTGCCAAAAGGGAGAATGATAAAAAGAGATAGAGATGAACATCAGCTTCCAAGAGCATTATTTAGCCTCCCTCTTCTTTGTAATAATTGCATTTCCCATATAGAGAAGAGCCGCTACAATGAAACCTAAAACAATTGTGAAGAAAGAGTACTTCTCCACAAAAACAGTTCCTAAATAGGAGGTTTCGTAAACTTTAAAGGGTAAGTTATCTATGGCCGATAAGAAGGAAAATCCTGTTCCAATGATGAGTAGAATCAGGCTCAATAGAATTGCCTTTACTGCTTTTCCAGAGGGTTTCTTGTAACTTTCACCCACCATCATAATTGCAAAGAGAACGAGAATCGTTACTCCTCCTGCATAAATTGCTAACTGAACTCCTCCAAGAACCGGCATGTTAAGTCCAAAGTAGACGAGAGCAACTTCAGATAGGAGAATGATGAAGGATATAGCAGCCCATAGGAGGGAGGTAGCCTCAAGAGCTATTATTGCCGAAATAACTATAACGGCATAGATAATCCAAAAGTAGACGTTTCCCATTACTCCTCTCCTTTCTTCTCTTTTAATTGAGCCTGTTTTTTCCTTAAAGCTTCCTGTTTCTTTTTCTCTATTAACTCTTCCATCTTTTTAGCTTTCTCTATTGCTTCGTCCAAATTTTCTGGTTCAAAGATAAACTTCTGCAGGTTATCCCACGTCGCAGGTTCTATAATCATTTCGTAGTGGTCAGTTAACTTAATCGCTTTTTCTGGTTTTGTTGGGCAGGCATCCTCACACAAACCACAGTACATACACTCGTTTCCTCTAACTTTTGGAACAGCCCTTGGTTTCTTTACTCCTGTGGGAACCATATCTATACACTTAACAGGACATGCCCTTGCACACATTCCACAGCC from Balnearium lithotrophicum harbors:
- a CDS encoding 4Fe-4S dicluster-binding protein, coding for MGEKNALRIPIEATKKVLRVTKALFSPKATEVWWDRGVRRELHYRGKHRINAELCIGCGMCARACPVKCIDMVPTGVKKPRAVPKVRGNECMYCGLCEDACPTKPEKAIKLTDHYEMIIEPATWDNLQKFIFEPENLDEAIEKAKKMEELIEKKKQEALRKKQAQLKEKKGEE
- the nuoK gene encoding NADH-quinone oxidoreductase subunit NuoK; translated protein: MLLEADVHLYLFLSFSLLAVGVYGLLSRKSVIRMLFAVEMVINAANLNLAVFSSQRNVNGEIFTFFTIGLAALEAAVGLAIVIVFYKRFGEVIPSKIRNLRW
- a CDS encoding NADH-quinone oxidoreductase subunit J — encoded protein: MGNVYFWIIYAVIVISAIIALEATSLLWAAISFIILLSEVALVYFGLNMPVLGGVQLAIYAGGVTILVLFAIMMVGESYKKPSGKAVKAILLSLILLIIGTGFSFLSAIDNLPFKVYETSYLGTVFVEKYSFFTIVLGFIVAALLYMGNAIITKKREAK